The sequence GTATATAGGATAAATAATATtggattaaattttttttttttttttctaatttgcCCAAATTGCAACGGATACAttgaaaattaattaaaaaaattgcCAAGTGTCCCAATCAATTTCACCCACTCCCGTTACCACCCCCGTCGCCTACCCACGCCACCACCGCAACGCCACCACCGCCGCCCCAGCCACGCCCCGCTACCTCCTTCCTCCCTGCGTGGCCGGTTGCCACATCACCACTCACGGCGTGGCCGTGCTCCCGTTACAAGTCGTCTTAAACCTTAAATCTTTGTCAAGATGGTATCACATGTTTCTGCAACTTCTTGAATCACACTTTATAGATAagcataatataatataataacataaATAACATAACATAATAACATATAGGAAAAACAAATTCGTTTTAAAAAGGTGGATTGTGACGCATTCTTTTTCAGCTTGATGATAATATGCACCAGCTTTTTACTACCCATGCCTTATTGAACATGTGAATACAGATAAATTCGCCCTATTGAACATGTGAATACAGATAAATTCACAAAGGTGTCAATCATGTTTTTGAGTGGAAAACTGAGTGCTTTTTTCAACTTATTTGGCCATATATATATTGTCTTTTCTTTATTTCCTTACTCATTTGGGAATATTTTGTGTTACagttttgttttattttattcttttttttttttttaaaggcaagcttgcatcagtccggaacgaagcctagtcatcatttgcacacgcacacgcgctttcgggcaggaaacccgaaccacactctgaggatccgaccctttaaccatcccgaggggcaggcgggccggatcttagtcccggagcgggtcggtaaaaccttccttttgggccaccttcaaggaatatatttcaattcctagagcgggtgacgaggctcgaacccgagacctctagccctgcgagtacacaagtgtaaccgcggtaccattgaagcaatgcttcgttttCTTACTAGTTACGGAGTACTACCTTTTTTATTAAACCTGAAGTATGGAGTACTGACCACACCGAGGGACAGGCCCTGAAGCGAAGGACCCGATTCTAGGACGAGTGCTCAACTGCGTAATGCAAAAAGGAGGTCTACGACAGGGCCCCGACCAAGAAAATTGACTCTAGCTTGAAACCCCATCTCATCTATCGTATCAGTACGTCTCTGTGATTTTTCCGGCTCCAGATGACTTTACTCGACCCATTCCCAAGTCTCTCGCACTGCTCAAGTAAGTGTGCGACTCCGTATGAGGACCTCCTTCCCTCCTGCTCGGATCTCTTACCCTGAAGCCTCCTATCAAGTAAGGCGTGTAAGTCAACTTTCTATTGAATGGGGCGAGGAGGGCAACCCACCTTAGGGTAGCTCCCTTCTTTCAAATAGAATACCTATCCTTTTTGCTCTGAATAGCTTTGAAGCAGGAAAGATTCTTTTCTTTTCTACACTACATTCTGGACGGAAAGAAGATGGTTGTTGAACATGTTCCTAGGCTAACTTATTTGATAAATTAACTAATTCCAGAACGACTACCCGCTTTGCTACCAGTCCGGAGTCATTAGGGAGAACCTCCGAGACGACGAGAGAATAACTTCAACTGTCTAAAATCGAACCCATGACAAACACTATTGAAGGAAGGGTCATCAACCATTACACGGCCACCCTCGTGGTTTACTAGTTGTCTAGTTACCACCTCTAAACGCTCTAAGGCAAAACTTTTAATTCTGACTATAAGTAAATGAATCTGGGCTCAAGGTCTGCCCAAATCGGCCCAAAATCGAGCCCAACAGCAATCGCGTTTAAAGTTTATAAAACGTTCAAGAACAATTTTATTTggtcattttctctctttctcaagTCTCGATCGATTTCGTTACGGTGGTCAGGTAACCAAGATATTTCCTTCTTCACAATTGAAATTTGATTTCAATTTTGAAATTTAGATTACGTTATTGCCACTTATCTGCTAGGTTTTCATATTTTTTTGTTTTACCCTCCTTCGATTTTGTATGCTGTTGATGCAGATAACATGTAATTAGTTCATAATCAAAATCAGTTATTGAAAAATTGAGACTTGAATGATTAAAATATATTCGATTTCGAGTCCGATCATTATTGGACTACAAATCTAATTCTATTAATGTTTAGACATCTACAAAAATTTCAAATTTATTAGCAAAGCTGTGCAACTAATTGCAAATAAAAGTACTAATAATGCTAATGTGATTAAAATGAAAATTGAAAGAAAAAAAAGGGTTTTAACCCTTTGTTctaattcaaagttgtttcaattaCTTTTTTTTAGCTAAAAATTTGTTTTTGGGTTTATAACAACAGCATTTAAGTATTATAGATGCAAGCTTTAAAAGAGATAGTGCCTGCAGCGCGAAACAATATAAATACGCGATTTATAATATTGGAGAAAGGGAGGATAACATTAGAAGCAGGTCAAAGTCAAACTAAAACATGTTTAGGACTTGTAGCCGACGAAACTGCTTCAGTTCACTTTCAATTCTGGGATGAAGAATGTGACGTGTTTCAACCTGGAGATATCGTATGTTTGTCGAATGGAATATTCTCTTACAATCGCAACAAACAACTGGTGTTACGGGCTGGAAAAAGAGGCAAGGTAGAAAAAGTAGGAGAGTTTACGATGGTATTTGTTGAGACCCCGAATATGAGTGAGATTGCGTGGGTTTTGGATCCGAATAACTCGGGTACATTTATACAGGAATCTGTTATTTCTACCCATTCGCGTATATTTCCATCAATGGGTTAGAACTTTGAACTTATTTTGGCAGCATTTTTTTATGTACTCTTTTAGACTAATTGTGAGGTTTACATGTTTTATACCTAATGGTTGAGTTTGATAGCATCATGTATGACACTAAGTAGAAGTTACACATAAAAGGGGAGTGATTGTAGTAAATGACAGTGGCCTAGGCTTATGTGATTGTAATTTAATATTTGATATTCTTATTGTTGTGACTCATTAAAAGATGGTACACAGTGATTAATAAAACAATGGAAGCTGCCGTGTTCCATGAATCGATCGAGGGTGTTCGGACATCCAGTCATTGTTGGATGGCCTTCTAGACGTAGTGGTCCCTCGTTTCATGGTATGGGCAACTCAGGTAGGTACATTTGCTGTCTCAGTAGCACCGGGTCCCTATATGCTTTTGTTGAAACCACTTGTGTGAAACATTTACACGAATTGGTTTGTGCTGAGCTTGATACGATTGGCGGTGCAAAGGTTGAGATCTGGGTCAACGAGGTTACCGATTCTTCGTGTATCAGTAGTTTGATTGGAGATGGTTTTTCTATTGAGGTGTAGGCTTCGGTATTTAAGCCCAATAAAAACAGGCCTGGAGTTTACTTGGTGACCAAGTCAGGGTCTGGCCAACCCTAATTGGTTGGGCCGGCTTTTATTGTTCTTTTCTTAGTCTATATATAGTCTCTCATTGTACTTGTAAATCatcacctccaaattaataataatactctctagttccaaagtggatgtaggtttcacctagaaaccaaccactataattctcgtgtcGTTTCTTTTAATTCCTGTGTTTATATCTCGGCTATTATTGTGTGTGTTTGTGATTGCTTGATCGATTAGGGTTCTACTCTGATAGAAGGCAGATTTAGccttaacaactggtatctagagctcaGGTTCTAACCCTAGCCGTCAATCATAGCTGTTGCTGTTACAGATCCAGTCGCTGCTGCTGTTGTTGCTGTTTTTACAGATCAGATTGCAGATCAGGTTGCAGGTGCTAAACCCTAGCCGCCACCCGACTCTGCTGATCAACTCTAGCCGCCACCAGACTCTGCTGATCAACTCTAGCCGCCACCAGACTCTACTGTTACAGATCAGATTGCAGATCAGATTGCAGGTGCTAAACCCTAGCCGCCACCAGACTCTGCTGATCAACCCTAGCCGCCATCAGACTCTGCTTTTACAGATCCAGATCAACCCTAGCCGTCACCAGACTCACCAGACTCTGCTGTTACAGATTCACTGCTACTGTTACAGATCAGATTGCAGTTGACTTCAGatccaatatttttttttttttcaatggcAGAAGAAGGAAGGATCAAAATCGACAAGTTTGATGGGCAATATTTTGGGTGGTGGAAGATGCAGGTTGAAGATTTGTTATGTTAGAAGGATCTGATCGATGCCTTGAATGAGAATAAACCAGAAGGAATGAAGGACGACGAGTGGAAAACACTTGACAGGAAAGCCCTAGCAGTTGTCAGACTCACGTTGACAAAAAGTGTTGCCTTTAACATTGTGAACGAAACCACGACACATGGTTTGATGAAGACCTTAGCAAATATGTATGAGAAGCCGTCTGCTTCTAACAAGGTGTTTTTGATCATACAGTTGGTTAACACCAGGTTGAAAGAAGGTGCTTCAGTAACAAATCATGTTAATAACTTCAACAATATTATCTCTCGGTTACTGTCGGTTGATATCAAGTTCGATGACGAAGTCAAAGCTCTTCTATTATTATCTTCGTTACCTGAAAGCTGGTCAGGTTCAGTCACAGCTATCAGTGGATCCACAGAGTCCTCCAAGCTAAAGTTTGAGAGCATTCGTGATTTTATTCTTGGAGAAGATATAAGAAGAAAGAGTTCAGGAGAACCATCACGAAACTTGCTGAGCACAGAAGAGAGTGGTAGGAGAAAAGGCAGAAGTAACACCACCAGGGGCAGGTCAAAGTCAAGAAGGAGGAGTGTGTCGAGAACGAGGAATGATATTAAATGTTGGAATTGTCAGGAGACTGGACACTTCCGAAACCAGTGCACTAAGCCAGTAACATCATCAAAGCCAAAGGAAGTTAATGTTGCAGTTGCAACAGATGATTATGATAACGTCCTTATTTGCTGCATTGAGAATACAATTGATGCGTGGGTTATGGATTCAGGAGCATCGTTTCATGCTACTCCAAGTCCACATTTGATGAAGAATCTACGAACAGGTAATCTTGGTAAGGTTCGTTTGGCTAATGATCATTGTCTTGACATTACAGGGATTGGAGACTTAGAGCTGAAGACCTCTTTGGGTACTAATTGGACCTTGGAAAATGTCCGAGTTATTCTTGGCCTAAAGAAGAAACTAATCTCTGTTGGACAGCTTGATGATCAAGGATATAGTGTGCTATTTGATGAAGGTCAGTGGAAAGTAATAAAGGGGAACTTAGTAATAGCCAAGGGTAAGAAGAGAGGCACTCTTTATATGGTAGAAGTTCCAGCTAATGAAGTAAATACAGTTTCCAATGATCGTAGCTTCGTTTAGGTCACATGAGTGACAAAGGAATGAAAATGCTAGTGTCTAATGGTAAAATTCCTGGTCTAAAGAGAGTTGAATCGGACTTTTGCGAGTCATGTGTTCTAGGAAAGAAGAAGAAGGTCACCTTTGCAAAAGCAGGCAGAACATTAAAGGCTCAGAAGTTGGAGCTAGTACACACGGATGTGTTCGGGCCTACTCCTGTTTCTTCATTGGGAGGAGCACGCTATTATGTTACTTTCATCGATGATTCAACACGCAAGGTATGTGTTTACTTTCTTAAaaataaatctgatgtatttgaagcttttaagaaatggaaatctgctgttgaattatcttgtgatttgaaggtaaaatgcttgaagtcggataatggaggagaatacatcagCATCGAGTTCGTTAGCTATTGTGCTGATCATGGCATTCGGATGATCAAGACGGTTCCAGGTACTCCACAACAAAACGGAGTTGCAGAAAGAATGAATCGCACTTTAAATGAGAGAGCACGTAGCATGAGACTTAATTGTGGGCTACCAAAGACTCTATGGGCTGATGCAGTAAGCACTGCCGCTTATTTGATCAACCGTTCTCCATCAGCTCCGCTTGATTTCAAAATACCCGAAGAAGAATGGAGAGGTAAAGCAATCAGTTATGAGCATCTAAAAATCTTTGGGTGCAGTgcatatgatattaataaagatggtgacaaacttgatgcaaaagcaaagaagtacgtgttcattggttatgggggagatgacatgggttacaggttatgggataacaagggaaaacatgttatcagaagtaaacatgccaccttcaatgaagcagaattgtacaaggatttcaactcaacaccaaaagaaaaagaatcagttgaatttgaggttgacacagagacaactagagaagatgaaagggaaactCCAGAGTGTGAAACTGAAGTTCCAGTGGAAGTTCCTAACAGTGAAAGCTCGGAGTCTGATCACGAGCAGACTTCAGATAGTGGGAGCTCAGACTCTGATGATGAGCAGACCCCACAGCCCCCATCACAATCTAACCAGTCCAATTGGGTCAGGAGATCTACACGAGTTACAAGACAACCAGAAAGGTTTAGTCCAACAGTTAACTATCTTCTTTTGACAGAAAATGGGGAACCAGAAAGTTATTCTGAGGCAATGAAGGTGAAAGATTCGTTCCAGTGGGAGCAGGCTATGAAAAGCGAGATGGAATCTTTATTGAAAAATCAAACTTGGAGGTTAATCAGGTTACCACCAGGAAAAAGAGTCTTACAGAATAAATGGGTTTTGAGAGTCAAAGATGAAACGGATGGTTCTAAAcgatacaaagcaagattagttgtcaaaggatttcaacaaaagaaaggagtcgaCTATGCTGAAATCTTTTCTCCAGTAGTGAAGATGACGACTATCAGATTGGTTCTAAGTATGGTGGCAACCGAGAAGTTACACTTAGAACAGTTGGATGTTAAAACAGCCTTCCTGCATGGCGACATTGAAGAAGACATTTACATGTCTCAACCAGAGGGGTTTCGTGTCAAAGGAAAGGAGAGTCTTGTGTGTAATCTAAAGAGAAGcttgtatggtttgaaacaagctcccagacagtggtacttgaaatttgataatttcatggagaagacaggattcgtgagaagttctacagatcattgctgttatttgaagaagttcaagagctcctatattatattgcttctttatgtcgatgatatgttaattgcaggttctgatatggttgaaatacgcaatttgaagaagcaattatctagagaatttgaaatgaaggatctcgggccagctaagcagattctcggtatgagtatatgcagaaataaagatgggtcagtttctttatctcaagaaaagtatattcggaaggttcttgaaaagttcagaatgaatgttgagtctacaaagccaagaaacacaccattgggaagtcatctaaagctttctaaacatcagtctcctaaaactgaagtagaaaaagCAGAAATGGCTAATGTTCCTTAtgcatctgataatgctaaaaacgaacatatatttcatagcattattccttaagaaagacaagcttttagttgcaattgttctatttacaagtgatattcgtttaaataataaaaggtgaagacaaaagacagattcgacgaattgaagacgcaaacgcccaaaaagctcaaaagtacaaaagacaattaaagaggttccaattattgataagaaacgtctcgaaattacaaaagtacaagattcaaaacgtaaagtacaagatattaaattgtacgcaaggacgttcgaaaatccggaaccgggaccagagtcaactctcaacgctcgacgcaacggactaaaaattacaagtcaactatgcacataaatataatataatatttaaataattcttataattatttatatattatataaatatttaaaaccgtcggtaaacaaagagccaaacttgtgtgagctgtaaaagcaaactccgcgactcgcggagtttgaaggcaaaaagggtcgcgagtcgcggagccccaaattctgaaactccctataaagccaaccgaattctgatcatttttatcatcctttttcttcttctctcataaaacgtattatatatttatattttaattttaattttaattgtaattctaataataagggtatgttagcgaatattgtaagggtgtaagtcgaaattctgtccgtgtaacgctacgctatttttaatcattgtaagttatgttcaacctttttaatttaatgtctcgtagctaagttattattatgcttatttaatccgaagtaatcatgatgttgggctaattactaaaattgggtaattgggctttgtaccataattggggtttggacaaaagaacgacacttgtggaaattagactatgggctattaatgggctttatatttgtttaaataaatgatagtttgttaatgttaatataaagatttacaattgggcgtccctataaattaccatgtaCACTCgaccggacacgatgggcggggtatttatatgtacgaataatcgttcatttaaccggacacgggaatggattaatagccactagaataattaaaacaggggtgaaattatgtacaaggacacttggtataattgataacaaaatattaaaaccttgggttacactcagtcgacatcctggtgtaattattaaacaaagtattaaaatcttgttacagtttaagtccccaattagttggaatatttaacttcgggtataaggataatttgacgaggacactcgcactttatatttatgactgatggactgttatggacaaaaaccagacggacatattaaataatccaggacaaaggacaattaacccatgggcataaaactaaaatcaacacgtcaaacatcatgattacggaagtttaaataagcataattcttttatttcatatttaatttcctttattttatatttaattgcacttctaattatcgcacttttatttattgttatttaattgcacttttaattatcgtactttttaattatcgcaagtttattttatcgcacttttattattcacagtttcattatcgttatttactttacgctttaatttaagtcttgtatttatttttaatattttacatttggttttaactgcgactaaagttttaaaatcgacaaaccggtcattaaacggtaaaaaccccccctttataataaaaatattacttatatatatatatttatatttttataaaagtaaactaatatagcgttaagctttgtttaaagattttccctgtggaacgaaccggacttactaaaaactacactactgtacgattaggtacactgcctataagtgttgtagcaaggtttaagtatatccattctctaaataaataaatatcttgtgtaaaattgtatcgtatttaatagtatttttcttgtaaaatttaagagtattttatatacacatcgcgaaacatcaagttatttttggcgccgctgccggggaactcttaaacgccggaagcgcaacgctaatataaagagagagaaaaagatttttagtttacttttattaaaattcgtttttataaaaatacgttttaaatattcgaaaatataaaaagaaaaacaaaaatataagtatttttaagattttgttaaatatttaagttttataaagtttctttatttttatataagttttatttaagtattttgtttttacttaaaacatataaaaaaatttaatatatataaatctatttttaagatatttttaaaattataaagaagttctatttttatttaagtttttaaatataagtttgtattatacaaatattttgatataaaaaaaatatcaaacagaaaaaaaaaaaaaaaaaacgcgtcgaattttaaagaacctgtcagttgaattttggaaccccacgactcgcggggtttgctgcttgaaataccgcaactcgcggagacactctgacgcgctgacagaaccctaattcagcattaattacgggtaattattaattattattattattaaccctaattattattattattattattattataattagttttattttaagttactttttatttaatttatattttagttaaattagtttaattaaattgtaaaattaatagttttaataaataaataatataaaaataatatttttataaaatttgtactttttacaactttttgtatatttttatattttgtcctttttaattgttttagcgtaatatttgtatttgtagctcatatttagttttaaacttagtttttgccatagttatttttacttctagatttttaggctttgccgtaaaatcccttaagtgatttttctttagactaagatttaagtgctttagaattttgcgacgcctttttaagttttagtttctttttaagttatttccatttgggatatagtttttcctgtaagctttaatatttttagacgacttttacctatgtatcaattatcattccaattagtaatctcaatttgcgattataattttaagttagttgtagtaataaggttaggttagtcaagtatttttaagttttataagtttcttttatttttccgtcgcct comes from Rutidosis leptorrhynchoides isolate AG116_Rl617_1_P2 chromosome 4, CSIRO_AGI_Rlap_v1, whole genome shotgun sequence and encodes:
- the LOC139844823 gene encoding uncharacterized protein encodes the protein MQALKEIVPAARNNINTRFIILEKGRITLEAGQSQTKTCLGLVADETASVHFQFWDEECDVFQPGDIVCLSNGIFSYNRNKQLVLRAGKRGKVEKVGEFTMVFVETPNMSEIAWVLDPNNSGTFIQESVISTHSRIFPSMG